One part of the Lycorma delicatula isolate Av1 chromosome 7, ASM4794821v1, whole genome shotgun sequence genome encodes these proteins:
- the LOC142327740 gene encoding uncharacterized protein LOC142327740 — MSDSSSEDEISEQLLESIDKSFMNDILYAEMNTNCTKIKETEQVKTKLPPSLRRFYCKDDQFTLNGLTEANKKFIAERLSKSLDNSFKETYINKKYDRYSLKKCDEVTGGILLFSNSSEYVTVDQESSSVSVRKRSKVKNEKVNRVDEMKRCKTVAVNSDWILSGSATKGWCRNTKSELIQVKCINKEDSGILNCELRK, encoded by the coding sequence ATGAGTGATtcatcttcagaggatgaaatttCAGAACAATTATTGGAATCTATAGATAAAAgttttatgaatgatattttgTATGCTGAAATGAATACAAACtgtactaaaataaaagaaactgaacAAGTGAAAACAAAACTTCCACCTTCTCTTAGAAGATTTTACTGTAAAGATGATCAATTTACACTGAATGGATTAACAgaagctaataaaaaatttatcgcCGAAAGGCTATCAAAATCACTGGATAATAGTTTTAAAGAAACttatataaacaagaaatacgacagatattccttaaaaaaatgcgATGAAGTGACCGGTGGTATATTGTTGTTCTCTAATTCGTCTGAATACGTAACTGTTGACCAAGAAAGTAGTTCTGTTAGTGTCCGGAAAAGGAGTaaggttaaaaatgaaaaagtaaataggGTCGATGAAATGAAACGTTGTAAAACGGTTGCTGTAAATTCAGACTGGATTCTTTCTGGCTCTGCAACCAAAGGATGGTGTAGAAATACTAAAAGTGAATTGATACAGGTAAAATGCATTAATAAGGAAGATTCTGGAATTTTGAATTGCGAGTTAAGAAAATGA